From Bacillus sp. Bos-x628, the proteins below share one genomic window:
- a CDS encoding exo-alpha-sialidase gives MFHKGATAVTASKTRGYFVAVKREGIFHYSVENGWQKLFKLKHKIHAMSYIGPYLFGVGENGTVIRSTDDGNTWALSSFPTNAVVWSITGREDGFVCAHGKHCIYVSNDFGISWEIMKPFAHVNHPPVIRSLCVAGDFLYIGTQIHEVHGGIWIYDLQSGQIYLLKREKYRMTASMLVCHEHLLVCALGSKKGKKGSVQILDLNTNMIHDIQSQVCAREQSFLDVSEDNGIIYVTTSQDEHGFSKVYQLDVGQKELKWFDTIKGHGFRVANQKENFFCAGLYESKFVRPYEEPLLIH, from the coding sequence ATGTTTCATAAAGGGGCGACTGCAGTTACGGCATCCAAAACGAGAGGGTACTTTGTAGCCGTGAAACGAGAGGGTATTTTTCATTATAGTGTTGAGAATGGATGGCAGAAGCTCTTCAAGCTCAAGCATAAAATCCACGCCATGAGTTATATTGGTCCGTATTTATTTGGTGTTGGTGAGAATGGAACTGTGATTCGATCTACTGATGATGGCAATACGTGGGCATTATCATCCTTTCCTACAAATGCAGTCGTTTGGTCCATCACAGGACGCGAAGATGGTTTTGTTTGTGCACACGGAAAGCACTGTATTTATGTGTCAAATGATTTCGGGATTTCCTGGGAAATTATGAAGCCGTTTGCTCATGTAAATCATCCCCCTGTGATTCGTTCCTTGTGTGTTGCAGGTGATTTTCTTTACATTGGAACACAAATCCATGAGGTGCATGGAGGAATATGGATTTACGACTTGCAAAGTGGACAGATTTATCTGCTAAAGAGAGAGAAGTATCGGATGACAGCTTCTATGCTGGTCTGTCATGAACACTTGCTCGTCTGTGCACTAGGCTCTAAAAAAGGAAAGAAGGGATCAGTTCAAATTTTAGATTTAAATACAAATATGATTCATGATATTCAATCACAGGTGTGTGCAAGAGAACAGTCCTTTTTGGATGTGTCGGAGGACAATGGCATTATCTATGTAACTACTTCACAGGATGAGCATGGGTTTTCTAAAGTATATCAGCTCGATGTTGGGCAAAAAGAGCTCAAGTGGTTTGATACGATCAAAGGGCACGGGTTTCGCGTGGCAAATCAAAAAGAGAATTTTTTCTGTGCGGGTTTATATGAAAGTAAGTTTGTCAGACCTTATGAGGAGCCTTTACTGATTCATTAA
- a CDS encoding flavodoxin, whose translation MKALIAYASMSGNTEDMATILKQTLEEKGIDTDMLELDETSVESLSLYDYILIGSYTWGDGDLPYEAEDFYDQVSSLELNHAKAAVFGSGDYSYPKFCQAVHIFHDMLKTTGASVFPETLKMELAPDTDEDVECCKEFATSFLTWASLSEKRVENHVS comes from the coding sequence ATGAAAGCACTAATTGCATATGCAAGTATGTCCGGCAATACGGAAGATATGGCAACGATCTTAAAGCAAACTCTTGAGGAAAAAGGGATCGATACCGATATGTTGGAATTAGATGAGACGAGTGTAGAATCGCTCTCTTTATACGATTACATATTGATCGGCTCATATACCTGGGGAGACGGAGATTTACCTTATGAAGCGGAAGATTTTTATGATCAAGTCTCTTCTCTTGAATTAAATCATGCCAAAGCTGCTGTATTTGGCTCGGGTGACTACAGCTATCCAAAGTTCTGCCAGGCAGTACACATATTCCATGACATGCTAAAAACAACTGGTGCATCTGTATTTCCTGAAACATTGAAAATGGAGCTTGCACCAGATACAGATGAAGATGTAGAGTGCTGTAAGGAATTCGCTACAAGCTTTTTAACTTGGGCATCTTTGTCTGAGAAAAGAGTTGAAAATCATGTTTCATAA